One Tolypothrix bouteillei VB521301 DNA window includes the following coding sequences:
- a CDS encoding glycosyl hydrolase family 28-related protein: protein MKHFSSVIFFIPLLGCVYGGISSIAQVQTSTSCTPNIKGIQGKYPEKMNFVNVTAYPFCVKTNLNPENREAVRRNTIAIQKAIDEVANRQFAIKTLYFPKGVYYFDNTLDFTNNGWQKLPRYLSVLGDSPKDSIIKLVDNAPGFKNPDRPKVFWKMANSNRAQNDAHNNYVRDLSIRTGANNLGVVAVDYVANNNGTIENVAIRSDDPQKRGAVGLGMLQRWPGPSFVKDIEVEGFDYGIKLLSGQYGVFFEKVILKDQLKVGFYDNNYAVVRNFVSSNKNPVPAFQSSKQPEQHSTIIDAVAVYTGKKATDTPAFDVGASQSFLRNATIKGYKYSLIKDTTKLSGFIREYASKKSKLFSKSPDVSMNIPVPSSIQCDSCNDPKNWYIIESKGPTRNWVGHDYTDEIQKAFASGKPVIQFAQIPGLPSKDTWPTNVIRFRKPLIVPSHVKRINFWYQGNDKTTNFPAGKSLYVVSGKKTDTPLILDTPGGGGIHHIGSRTLLIKSSCIDYKSVPGAGNVYFEDYCGSFTVAKGQKAYGWALNPERERYIHNKGGSLRIVGLKYEGNQTVIKTFDGGKTELLGGYIYALGDWAKNRAIFESYDSEHSLIYLVVNHGHAGYDWSVKEVRGNTVKTRSGVSDRNVLHVGYKAVPAPR, encoded by the coding sequence ATGAAACATTTTTCATCAGTCATATTTTTTATACCACTGCTAGGCTGCGTTTACGGAGGCATTTCCTCCATAGCGCAGGTTCAAACCAGTACATCATGTACGCCGAACATCAAAGGTATTCAGGGCAAATACCCTGAAAAAATGAATTTTGTCAACGTTACAGCCTACCCTTTCTGCGTCAAAACAAACCTTAATCCCGAAAACCGAGAGGCTGTAAGGCGGAATACCATTGCTATTCAAAAAGCAATTGATGAAGTTGCTAATCGGCAATTTGCTATCAAAACATTGTATTTTCCTAAAGGTGTTTATTATTTCGATAATACCCTTGATTTTACAAATAACGGTTGGCAAAAGCTTCCCCGTTATTTATCCGTATTGGGCGATAGTCCAAAGGATTCGATTATTAAGCTTGTTGATAACGCGCCAGGTTTCAAAAATCCCGATCGACCTAAGGTCTTCTGGAAAATGGCAAATTCCAACCGGGCGCAGAACGACGCGCACAACAATTATGTACGCGACCTTAGTATCAGGACAGGAGCCAATAATCTTGGGGTAGTAGCAGTTGATTACGTTGCTAACAACAATGGTACTATCGAGAACGTTGCAATCCGCTCCGACGATCCTCAAAAACGTGGTGCGGTTGGGCTGGGTATGTTGCAAAGGTGGCCTGGTCCTTCGTTCGTCAAAGATATTGAGGTTGAAGGCTTTGACTACGGCATCAAACTTTTAAGCGGTCAATACGGCGTTTTCTTTGAGAAAGTTATCCTCAAGGATCAATTGAAAGTCGGCTTTTATGATAACAATTACGCTGTAGTGCGTAATTTTGTGAGTAGCAATAAAAATCCGGTACCGGCATTCCAATCTAGTAAACAACCAGAGCAGCATTCGACAATAATTGATGCCGTTGCTGTATATACCGGGAAAAAAGCAACTGATACGCCTGCATTCGATGTAGGAGCTTCCCAAAGCTTCTTACGTAACGCGACTATCAAAGGATATAAATACTCTTTGATAAAGGATACAACGAAATTAAGTGGTTTTATTCGCGAGTACGCATCGAAAAAGTCCAAGCTATTCTCCAAAAGCCCAGACGTGTCAATGAATATTCCCGTCCCATCCTCTATTCAGTGCGATAGCTGCAACGACCCAAAAAACTGGTATATCATTGAATCAAAAGGTCCAACTCGTAACTGGGTCGGACATGATTACACTGACGAAATTCAAAAGGCATTTGCATCTGGCAAGCCAGTCATTCAATTTGCACAGATTCCGGGTCTTCCATCCAAAGATACATGGCCCACTAATGTTATTCGCTTCCGTAAACCACTCATCGTTCCTTCCCACGTTAAGCGGATCAATTTCTGGTATCAAGGCAACGATAAAACTACGAATTTTCCCGCAGGCAAATCGCTTTACGTTGTAAGTGGCAAAAAAACTGATACTCCACTCATCCTGGATACCCCAGGCGGTGGCGGAATCCATCACATTGGATCGCGTACCCTGCTGATTAAATCCTCGTGTATTGACTATAAATCTGTTCCAGGAGCAGGCAATGTCTATTTTGAAGATTACTGTGGCTCCTTTACAGTAGCCAAAGGACAAAAAGCCTATGGTTGGGCTCTTAATCCAGAAAGAGAGCGGTATATTCACAACAAGGGTGGCTCGTTACGTATTGTTGGATTAAAATACGAGGGCAATCAGACTGTTATTAAAACATTCGATGGTGGTAAAACTGAATTGCTAGGCGGCTACATTTATGCCTTAGGGGATTGGGCCAAAAATCGAGCTATCTTTGAAAGCTATGATTCCGAACATTCTCTTATCTATCTCGTCGTCAACCACGGTCATGCCGGTTACGATTGGTCAGTAAAGGAAGTGCGTGGCAACACGGTGAAGACCCGCAGTGGTGTCTCGGATCGTAACGTGCTTCATGTCGGTTACAAAGCAGTCCCCGCTCCGAGGTAG
- a CDS encoding nucleotidyltransferase family protein, which produces MTTLSKNPENQNLRISTKPEIELILCCIRPEIDDVTTQKIQILVQKKIDWENLIHLAYTHGVIPLLYTRLNTICPKDISESTLQKFRSIFQSIATRNLFLTGELLKLLNFLKEQGIVAVPYKGPVLANLIYGNVALRQFVDLDILVQQQDIFAVKKLLISQGYQPKLEMTYAEELDYLRAKTEHTYDFFHPQKGILIEVHWRIAPKYVSSIEPKHLWQDIEPFSFAGTTISNLPLEDWIPILCVHGSRHMWIRLAWLCDLATLVQNHPNLNWEKVLELSQTLGCRRILCLGLYLVNHLFGVALPKETWQKITEDNIVPTLLPKIYNELFGEVRTSERFLGKSLYHLQVRERWQDKFLYIQSFLYWLIYRKGAKYLAFPLNHKVDNAKITHLTN; this is translated from the coding sequence ATGACAACTTTATCTAAAAACCCAGAAAATCAAAATTTACGAATTAGTACTAAACCCGAAATAGAGCTAATACTTTGTTGTATCCGTCCAGAAATTGATGATGTAACTACGCAAAAAATTCAAATATTGGTTCAAAAAAAGATAGATTGGGAGAATTTAATTCACTTAGCATATACACATGGTGTAATACCTTTGCTATACACTCGCCTTAATACGATTTGTCCAAAAGATATCTCTGAATCTACCTTACAAAAGTTCCGCAGCATCTTTCAATCTATTGCTACGCGTAACTTATTTCTTACTGGAGAACTTCTTAAGCTCCTAAATTTCTTGAAAGAGCAAGGAATTGTCGCCGTACCATACAAAGGACCAGTTTTAGCAAACTTAATATACGGTAATGTAGCTTTGCGTCAGTTCGTAGACTTGGATATCTTAGTTCAGCAACAAGATATCTTTGCTGTTAAAAAACTGCTGATTTCTCAGGGATATCAACCCAAACTTGAAATGACTTATGCAGAAGAACTTGACTACTTGAGAGCTAAAACTGAGCATACCTATGACTTTTTTCACCCTCAAAAAGGAATTCTTATAGAAGTGCATTGGCGAATTGCTCCAAAGTATGTGTCTTCCATTGAACCCAAACACTTGTGGCAAGATATAGAACCGTTTTCCTTTGCAGGCACAACTATATCCAACTTACCTTTAGAAGATTGGATACCAATTCTCTGCGTACATGGATCTAGGCATATGTGGATACGACTAGCATGGCTGTGCGATCTTGCTACGCTTGTTCAAAATCACCCGAACCTAAATTGGGAAAAAGTCCTCGAATTGAGCCAAACTTTAGGCTGTAGGCGGATACTTTGTTTAGGGCTATACTTGGTGAATCATCTTTTTGGAGTTGCTTTACCAAAAGAAACATGGCAAAAGATAACAGAAGATAATATAGTACCTACTTTGTTACCTAAAATCTATAACGAGCTTTTTGGTGAAGTTAGAACTTCAGAAAGGTTTCTTGGCAAAAGCCTTTACCATCTTCAAGTAAGAGAACGTTGGCAAGATAAATTCTTGTATATCCAATCTTTCTTATATTGGTTAATTTATAGAAAAGGTGCTAAATACTTAGCATTTCCTCTTAACCATAAAGTGGACAATGCCAAGATTACCCACCTGACAAATTGA
- a CDS encoding ABC transporter ATP-binding protein has translation MLLVQGLLPAISMTLLRQLVDNLVVVVGGGVSWTSIQKILAPVGVIGGLLLVGEFFSSAGEWIRTAQSELVHDYVTDLIHKQCVAVDYCFYESSEDNDKLNRAKEGASGRALALLESTGSLLQNSITLFAVAAILLPYGLWLPMILVVSAFPAFYILMYLNKIQYQWSQRTTTVRRWLIYYDSLLTGDQTAAEVRLFDFGDYFQSSYKKLHRQLTQEKLKLLKKQTLGRFAAAIFVLLVSGVALAWMGRQVLLGILSLGDLALFVQAFNQGQGIVKSLLGNLGQIYRNGLFISNLFEFLQIQPKIVNPPNPLPVPAIPKQGIHFRQVTFRYPGTEKPVLENFNLILPAGKIVVVVGDNGAGKSTLIKLLCRFYDPESGSIELDGIDIREFSVQELRRLITVLFQSPIPYYTTVSENIALGDIWAASNQTEIEAAAKASGIDDKIMQLPQGYNTMLGKLFPEGTDLSGGQWQRLALARAFFRRAQIIILDEPTSAMDPWAEHDWLERFRTLASDRTAIVITHRFTLAMRADIIHVMRAGQIVESGTHDELLAQDSLYAESWKSQMQAGTSNSFESSVVGSLKQHKGNSTHL, from the coding sequence ATGCTGCTAGTTCAAGGATTGCTTCCCGCTATCTCCATGACTCTGCTTCGACAACTAGTAGATAATTTGGTGGTAGTTGTTGGAGGCGGTGTTTCTTGGACGAGCATCCAGAAGATTTTGGCTCCCGTAGGGGTAATTGGAGGTTTGTTACTCGTAGGCGAGTTTTTTAGTAGTGCGGGTGAATGGATTCGTACTGCTCAATCAGAACTAGTACACGATTATGTCACTGATTTGATTCATAAACAGTGCGTTGCTGTTGATTACTGCTTTTATGAATCCTCAGAGGATAACGATAAGCTTAACCGAGCTAAGGAAGGAGCAAGTGGGCGAGCTCTCGCATTACTAGAAAGTACGGGTAGTTTATTGCAAAATAGCATTACTCTGTTTGCTGTGGCAGCAATCTTGTTACCCTATGGTCTTTGGCTGCCGATGATTCTAGTAGTTAGTGCTTTCCCTGCATTCTATATATTAATGTATCTAAATAAAATTCAGTATCAATGGTCGCAACGAACAACAACTGTTCGTCGCTGGTTAATTTATTATGACTCGCTTTTGACCGGTGACCAAACGGCGGCGGAAGTACGGCTGTTTGACTTTGGTGATTATTTTCAGTCGTCTTACAAAAAGTTGCATCGACAACTCACACAAGAAAAACTTAAGCTACTGAAAAAGCAAACTTTAGGTCGATTTGCTGCTGCCATCTTTGTGCTGCTCGTTTCTGGTGTTGCTTTAGCTTGGATGGGAAGGCAAGTATTGCTAGGAATTCTGAGTTTAGGGGATTTAGCCCTCTTTGTTCAGGCGTTTAATCAAGGACAGGGTATTGTCAAATCTTTGTTAGGTAACTTAGGGCAGATTTATCGTAATGGTTTATTTATCAGTAACTTGTTTGAGTTCTTGCAGATCCAACCCAAAATTGTAAATCCGCCTAATCCTTTGCCCGTACCAGCAATACCCAAACAGGGAATTCACTTTCGGCAAGTTACGTTCCGCTATCCCGGTACAGAAAAACCAGTGTTAGAGAACTTTAACCTAATATTGCCTGCTGGCAAAATTGTGGTAGTTGTTGGTGATAATGGTGCAGGAAAAAGTACGCTGATTAAGCTTTTATGTCGCTTTTATGACCCTGAATCAGGAAGCATTGAATTAGATGGCATAGATATACGTGAGTTTTCCGTACAAGAACTCCGTAGGTTAATTACTGTTTTGTTTCAGTCTCCAATTCCCTACTACACAACAGTTAGTGAAAATATTGCTTTGGGTGATATATGGGCAGCATCGAATCAGACAGAGATTGAAGCTGCTGCTAAAGCCTCGGGTATTGACGATAAGATTATGCAACTGCCCCAAGGGTATAACACGATGTTGGGTAAGTTGTTTCCAGAAGGAACCGATTTAAGCGGTGGCCAATGGCAGCGTCTGGCTCTGGCACGGGCATTTTTTAGACGCGCTCAAATCATTATTTTGGATGAACCTACAAGCGCTATGGACCCTTGGGCTGAACACGACTGGCTAGAACGATTTCGCACCTTGGCAAGCGATCGCACTGCTATTGTCATTACTCACCGTTTCACTTTGGCTATGCGGGCAGACATTATTCATGTTATGCGTGCCGGTCAGATTGTGGAGTCAGGTACTCACGATGAACTCTTGGCTCAAGACAGTCTCTACGCTGAATCTTGGAAATCACAAATGCAAGCTGGTACAAGCAATTCATTTGAAAGTAGTGTGGTTGGAAGTTTAAAACAACACAAAGGTAATTCAACTCATTTATGA
- a CDS encoding lasso peptide → MKSRYTAPKLTVYGNVAEITQILGSSSNNDFLFFNGNVNSSAAASPDAGSSDLCIGPAPSNANCGKLE, encoded by the coding sequence ATGAAAAGTAGATACACAGCTCCCAAGCTGACTGTTTACGGTAATGTTGCTGAGATTACCCAAATTCTTGGCAGCTCATCAAACAATGACTTTTTGTTCTTCAACGGCAATGTTAACTCCAGTGCTGCGGCTTCCCCCGACGCGGGTTCAAGCGATCTTTGTATAGGACCTGCTCCATCTAACGCTAATTGCGGAAAGTTGGAATAA
- a CDS encoding lasso peptide isopeptide bond-forming cyclase yields the protein MSGIVGIYYLDNRYVEHQELLSMTDTLVHRGPDGADIWVSGSVGLGHRMLWTTPESIFEKLPLVNETGDLAITADARIDNREELISKLDFCDRPIEKITDSEFILAAYKKWGESCPEHLLGDFAFAIWDRHKKCLFCARDHFGVKPFYYYCQPRQGFLFASEIKALLCLAEVPHCLDEVRIADFLTLMMEDKGITTYKDILRLPPAHSMVVNESELRLWSYWSLDPNREIKLESDEDYAEEFKKIFTEAVRCRLRSAFPIISHLSGGLDSSAVTCVARNLLTESEKYQLYTISTIFDKITECDERPYINAVLDQGGCIPHYVYGDQLSPLSNLDCIFQYEDEALLGSSYFYPWNLNRTIKNLGMRICLDGFDGDTTVCHGMSRLTELAYQGKWKTFIQEVTKVSQHFNFSPSAMFRGYGLPYLKNLAKQWRWIEFANAVQLIHKHFGSSRKQLILHHGLKPLLPRVLQKFFQWRRKQKRSLASATSQTSLVNRDFAESIDLDKRIQQLVSSTNQPLSVREEHWRNLTQGILAYTLEQMDRCAAMFSLEARHPFMDKRLVEFCLALPSEQKLYQGWSRMIMRRGLAGILPEKVQWRGGKADLTPNFNDGFLNRDRQLLDEVMSHKIESMAKYIDLDFLQAAYQRILSPGSQIADSDCIAVWQAVILALSLEFKGLVP from the coding sequence ATGAGCGGTATTGTAGGGATATATTACCTTGATAATCGTTATGTAGAGCATCAAGAGCTACTGTCAATGACTGATACCTTGGTACACCGGGGACCCGATGGTGCAGACATTTGGGTTAGCGGGTCTGTAGGTTTGGGACACCGAATGCTGTGGACGACGCCAGAATCTATATTCGAGAAACTACCACTCGTTAATGAAACAGGCGATTTAGCTATTACCGCAGATGCTCGTATTGATAATCGAGAGGAGTTGATCTCTAAGCTAGATTTCTGCGATCGCCCAATAGAAAAAATTACAGATAGTGAATTTATCCTTGCTGCTTATAAGAAGTGGGGTGAATCTTGTCCGGAGCATCTTTTGGGAGACTTTGCCTTTGCGATTTGGGATAGGCACAAGAAATGTTTATTCTGTGCGCGAGATCATTTTGGAGTCAAGCCTTTTTATTACTATTGTCAACCGCGTCAAGGCTTTTTATTTGCCTCTGAGATCAAGGCATTGCTGTGTTTAGCAGAAGTACCTCATTGCCTTGATGAAGTTAGAATTGCTGACTTTTTGACCTTGATGATGGAAGACAAAGGCATCACAACCTACAAAGACATCCTACGGCTTCCACCAGCGCACAGTATGGTTGTCAATGAATCAGAACTACGCCTGTGGTCTTACTGGTCTCTCGACCCTAACCGTGAAATTAAGTTAGAGTCTGATGAAGATTACGCCGAGGAATTTAAAAAAATTTTTACAGAAGCAGTGCGTTGCCGTCTGCGTAGCGCTTTTCCCATAATCAGCCACTTGAGTGGTGGATTAGATTCTTCTGCTGTAACTTGTGTAGCTCGAAACTTATTAACTGAATCAGAAAAATATCAATTATATACAATCTCAACTATTTTTGATAAGATTACCGAGTGTGACGAACGTCCGTATATTAATGCAGTATTAGACCAAGGAGGATGCATTCCTCATTATGTTTATGGAGACCAGCTGAGTCCGCTATCTAACCTCGATTGCATTTTTCAGTACGAAGATGAAGCCCTGCTTGGTTCCAGTTATTTTTATCCTTGGAACTTGAACCGCACTATCAAGAATTTAGGGATGCGAATTTGCCTTGATGGTTTTGACGGTGACACGACAGTTTGTCACGGTATGAGCAGGCTTACAGAACTTGCATATCAAGGAAAGTGGAAAACCTTTATACAGGAAGTAACAAAAGTTTCGCAACACTTTAATTTCTCTCCTAGTGCTATGTTTCGGGGTTACGGTCTGCCTTACCTCAAGAATTTAGCAAAACAGTGGCGTTGGATAGAATTTGCCAATGCCGTGCAGTTAATTCACAAGCATTTTGGTAGTTCGCGCAAACAGTTAATTTTGCATCACGGGCTTAAACCTCTACTTCCAAGAGTACTACAGAAGTTTTTCCAGTGGCGGAGAAAGCAGAAGAGGTCACTAGCTTCAGCAACTTCCCAAACTTCTCTAGTCAATCGTGACTTTGCAGAAAGTATTGATTTGGATAAACGTATCCAGCAGTTAGTTAGTTCCACCAACCAACCCCTAAGTGTAAGAGAAGAGCATTGGCGTAATCTAACTCAGGGTATATTAGCATACACCCTAGAGCAGATGGATCGGTGTGCGGCAATGTTTTCCTTGGAAGCTCGTCATCCATTTATGGATAAAAGACTGGTTGAATTCTGTCTGGCACTACCTTCCGAGCAAAAGTTGTACCAAGGTTGGAGCCGGATGATTATGCGCCGTGGTTTGGCAGGTATTTTGCCAGAGAAAGTTCAATGGCGTGGGGGAAAAGCGGATCTGACACCCAATTTCAATGACGGGTTTTTAAACCGCGATCGTCAACTTCTAGATGAGGTCATGTCTCACAAAATAGAAAGCATGGCAAAATATATTGATTTGGATTTTTTGCAAGCAGCTTATCAACGAATCTTATCACCAGGGAGTCAAATCGCTGACAGTGATTGTATAGCAGTTTGGCAAGCAGTGATTTTGGCATTATCGCTGGAATTTAAAGGATTAGTACCCTAA
- a CDS encoding lasso peptide biosynthesis B2 protein, with translation MRQLHSLFKLSGSDRSLLAITVILLGTIRMGLWLLEFRVLLKLLNKIGQSNFLIFTSPSSSVSVSKIIWAVNVASRYMPYGVKCLARALTAWVLMSRYGYSSELRIGVAKDTAGRLEAHAWIEYEGRVAIGNLIDLSRFTPLPSLQGVKL, from the coding sequence ATGAGACAGCTACATAGCTTGTTCAAACTTTCAGGGAGCGATCGCTCTCTGTTAGCAATAACTGTGATTCTGTTGGGAACTATCAGGATGGGGTTATGGCTGTTGGAGTTTCGCGTATTACTTAAACTTCTGAACAAGATCGGTCAATCGAATTTCCTGATTTTTACTTCTCCTAGCAGTTCTGTTTCTGTGAGCAAAATTATTTGGGCTGTAAACGTAGCTAGCCGTTATATGCCATATGGGGTAAAGTGTTTGGCGCGTGCTTTGACTGCTTGGGTGCTAATGAGCCGTTACGGGTATTCGTCCGAACTACGGATAGGTGTTGCCAAAGACACAGCAGGAAGGTTAGAGGCTCATGCTTGGATTGAGTATGAAGGACGAGTTGCGATTGGTAATTTGATAGACCTCTCTCGATTTACTCCACTGCCATCTTTACAAGGAGTCAAATTATGA
- a CDS encoding PqqD family peptide modification chaperone encodes MAQKSLDGKVLESSVVVAVGEQISSDLGGEAVILNLKTGVYHGLNQVGTQIWNLIQQPQHVEKIKQVLLQEYEVEAEVCMSDLLELLNNLKTTGLVEVRDETAT; translated from the coding sequence ATGGCACAAAAATCACTAGATGGGAAAGTGTTAGAGTCATCTGTAGTGGTAGCTGTTGGAGAGCAAATTTCTTCAGATCTGGGTGGAGAAGCAGTAATTTTGAATCTCAAGACAGGGGTTTATCACGGATTGAATCAGGTTGGTACACAAATTTGGAATTTAATTCAGCAACCTCAGCATGTAGAGAAGATTAAACAAGTGCTTCTACAAGAGTACGAAGTTGAAGCAGAAGTTTGCATGAGTGACTTATTAGAACTGCTAAATAATTTAAAAACTACAGGGCTAGTTGAGGTAAGGGATGAGACAGCTACATAG
- a CDS encoding GumC family protein: MLKSEQYQHPSSQAYATQSNEDEGGLNLGQVGASLRRRALLIAGVTGVVATAAVLKAETDPPVYEGKFEILTKPVTGESRAVANVPQTLESQGKGIAPPEQAEPVATTIQVLKSRGMLDPVVKRLQVKYQTKYPKLDYQKITKLLEIESQQQNILEVKFTSPDEELVRDTLTLLKDAYIAYSLKERRGEVQQAINFVREQKTPLEAKVRAWQRKLQKIRQEHNLVEPAQKAQEVSAQIATLTQQQAENRVQLEQMIASYQDLQRELAQQPGDRAGNSVLSENVRYQKILDQLQTVEIEVKKDAAKFTDTNPSLQFLQEQRANLLPMLTAEENRVKRDYQSRIRALQARDRALGEKISYFNTYLRNLASVIRQYDDTQRDLKIVTDGLVQFTAKEQALKIEQAQSLPSWKLLDPRLAEVTEPEAVKDSTKRNLALGTLLGLLLGTGAALVIDKLSNVFYTSKDLKEATRLPLLGVVPLRKELGAMAWQEAASEEQQAARASFFEVFRSLYTNILLLSSDAPIRSLVISSPGQEDGKTTVAIHLALAAAAMGHRVLLVDANLRNPTIHSRVGLMNIQGLTDIIAQDLDWNNVIERSPLEDNLFVLSAGPTPPDSIRLLASRKMQDLMNDLQSTFDLVIYDTSPLVGFADANLLAVNTNGLVLVAGLGKLKRTMFQQALEELQVSGTPILGVIANKSKDATTTSYSYYQQYYKSMSAERVGHNEVLDSINS; encoded by the coding sequence ATGCTGAAGTCAGAACAATATCAACACCCGTCATCGCAAGCCTATGCCACTCAGTCAAATGAAGATGAAGGGGGGCTAAATTTAGGTCAAGTGGGAGCATCTCTCCGTCGCCGTGCATTGTTAATCGCTGGTGTAACAGGTGTAGTGGCTACAGCAGCAGTTTTAAAGGCAGAAACAGATCCTCCAGTCTATGAAGGAAAGTTTGAAATTTTAACCAAACCAGTGACTGGAGAAAGTCGCGCAGTCGCTAACGTTCCTCAAACCTTGGAGTCCCAAGGCAAAGGAATAGCACCTCCCGAACAAGCAGAACCCGTTGCCACAACAATTCAAGTTCTCAAAAGCCGTGGGATGCTAGATCCAGTCGTTAAAAGACTCCAAGTTAAATACCAAACTAAATATCCAAAATTGGATTACCAGAAAATTACAAAACTTTTAGAAATAGAATCACAACAACAAAATATTTTAGAAGTTAAATTTACTAGCCCAGACGAGGAGCTAGTCCGAGATACTTTAACTTTGCTGAAAGATGCTTACATTGCCTATAGTTTAAAAGAACGTCGAGGCGAAGTTCAGCAGGCAATTAATTTTGTGAGAGAACAAAAAACTCCTTTAGAGGCAAAAGTTAGAGCTTGGCAAAGAAAACTGCAAAAAATTCGACAAGAGCATAATTTGGTAGAGCCAGCACAGAAAGCTCAAGAAGTATCCGCTCAAATTGCTACTTTGACGCAACAGCAGGCAGAAAATCGCGTACAGCTAGAACAGATGATAGCGAGTTACCAGGACTTGCAAAGGGAGTTGGCGCAACAACCAGGGGATAGGGCTGGTAACTCAGTGCTGAGTGAAAATGTTCGCTATCAAAAGATATTAGATCAGCTGCAAACAGTGGAAATTGAAGTGAAAAAAGATGCAGCTAAATTCACAGATACAAATCCAAGTCTGCAATTCTTGCAGGAACAGCGAGCAAATTTACTCCCAATGCTAACGGCTGAAGAAAATCGCGTCAAAAGAGATTATCAAAGCCGCATCCGAGCACTCCAAGCTCGCGATCGCGCTTTGGGTGAAAAAATTAGCTACTTTAACACCTACCTGAGAAATTTAGCCAGTGTTATTCGTCAATACGATGATACTCAGAGGGACTTAAAGATTGTTACGGATGGTCTGGTTCAATTTACAGCCAAAGAACAAGCACTGAAAATCGAACAAGCTCAATCATTGCCATCATGGAAGTTACTTGACCCCCGGCTGGCAGAAGTGACAGAGCCTGAGGCTGTTAAAGACAGTACTAAACGGAATTTGGCTTTGGGAACGTTGTTAGGTTTACTACTTGGTACAGGCGCAGCTTTGGTGATAGATAAGCTGAGCAACGTTTTTTACACATCTAAAGACCTAAAAGAAGCGACTCGATTACCACTGTTGGGAGTCGTTCCTCTAAGAAAAGAGCTTGGCGCAATGGCTTGGCAAGAAGCAGCAAGTGAGGAGCAACAAGCAGCCCGTGCTTCCTTCTTTGAAGTTTTTCGCTCTCTGTACACTAACATTCTTCTTCTAAGTTCAGATGCTCCGATTCGTTCGCTAGTTATTAGTTCCCCAGGACAAGAAGATGGCAAGACAACCGTTGCAATACACTTAGCACTTGCAGCCGCAGCGATGGGGCATCGAGTTTTGCTAGTAGATGCCAATTTACGCAACCCTACCATACACAGTCGTGTTGGTCTAATGAACATTCAGGGACTAACCGATATTATTGCCCAAGACTTAGACTGGAATAATGTTATTGAGCGATCGCCCTTAGAGGATAACTTGTTTGTGTTGAGTGCTGGTCCAACGCCACCGGACTCCATTCGATTGCTTGCATCTCGTAAAATGCAGGATTTGATGAATGACTTACAATCCACGTTTGATTTAGTCATTTATGACACATCCCCTCTAGTTGGTTTTGCAGATGCTAACTTGCTAGCAGTTAACACAAATGGTCTTGTACTCGTTGCTGGGTTGGGCAAGCTCAAACGGACTATGTTCCAGCAAGCACTAGAAGAACTCCAGGTCTCGGGTACGCCAATTTTAGGAGTCATAGCCAACAAATCAAAGGATGCCACTACAACCTCTTACAGCTACTATCAGCAATATTACAAGAGTATGAGCGCTGAAAGAGTTGGACACAACGAAGTTTTAGACTCCATTAATTCTTAG